A region from the Acidiferrobacter sp. SPIII_3 genome encodes:
- a CDS encoding efflux RND transporter permease subunit: MIKAVMRWCITNPVLVLIATGFLLIAGILALTHIPLEALPDISPAEVIVKTRYPGQAPQVVQDQVTYPLETTLQEVPGATAVRGYSMFGDSYVYVLFKGGTRIYQARNLVLQYLSQAQSRLPPGVVPAIGPNSSGVDWIFEYALTDPGGTENLAQLTTLQNWTLKYALQAVPGVAQVATLGGMVSEYQVVVNPQKLLAYGVTLPQVEAAIRAANGETSGSVVDMGSTGYIVRTSGYIHSLEDLARAPLGVHDGVPVMLGDVARIQRGPELANGLAELNGEGPVVGGIVMMDQGGNADLVIHRIERKLRALRTSLPPGVRVVTTYSQAPLIARSIHTLTGKLVEEIAAVALIALIFLWRVRSALVAIVALPLGILIAFVIMWLQGIPANIMSLGGIAIAIGVMMDAVVVMIENMHKHLEREPDTGPWTAALLASQEVGPALFFSLVIIAVAFLPIFALGGEEGRLFAPLAYTKTYAVAVAAVLSITLVPILMAWFIRGHIPPEHKNPLNRFLAALYAPMIRMVLSAPRLILVVALLLTLTILYPLSRLGSQFMPPLNEGTLLYMPVFQNPAVSIGEVGQVLQQTDRILKTFPEVKTVFGQAGRAQTATDQAPLPMFDTTVTLRRRSRWPAGMTLHRLQDAMTRALDIPGLSIVWTQPIKNRVDMVTTGLTTPLGIKIAGPRLAVLARLGRRIQGALQKVPGTESAYASRVTGGRYIVVHTDRARAARYGLSVADVNRLVETAIGGATLTTAVDGLRRFPVVLRYPRRLRQSLAALAASRVAAPGGAQIPLGQVARIRIEGGPPMLTSDDGRLSNWVYIDLAPGTSISQYVARARHAIARDGALPAGYTVSWVGEYKVMRRADQRLELVIPAVLILIALLLYFIFQSWTEAAIILLTLPLSLVGGFWLVYWLGYKLSVAVAVGFIAQAGVAAEFGVVMLLYLDQALARHRARDALKTWHDLRLAVMEGTMLRLRPLAMTLTLVVGGLLPIMFSHGAGADVMKRIAAPIVGGMFSAALLALLVVPALYALWQRRRLGRRGGHTDDDKTR, encoded by the coding sequence ATGATTAAGGCCGTGATGCGTTGGTGTATCACGAATCCGGTGTTGGTGCTGATCGCCACCGGCTTCCTGCTTATCGCCGGAATCCTGGCCTTGACCCATATCCCCCTGGAGGCCTTACCGGACATCTCACCGGCCGAGGTCATTGTCAAGACCCGCTATCCCGGGCAGGCCCCGCAGGTGGTGCAGGATCAGGTGACCTATCCCCTGGAGACGACGCTCCAGGAGGTGCCGGGGGCAACCGCGGTGCGCGGCTACTCCATGTTCGGCGACTCCTATGTCTATGTGCTCTTCAAGGGCGGCACGCGCATCTACCAGGCGCGCAACCTTGTGCTCCAGTATCTGAGCCAGGCGCAGTCACGATTACCGCCCGGGGTCGTACCGGCGATCGGACCCAATAGCTCGGGGGTCGACTGGATATTCGAATACGCCCTTACCGATCCTGGCGGGACCGAGAACCTCGCGCAGCTTACGACCTTGCAAAACTGGACCCTGAAGTACGCCCTCCAGGCCGTCCCCGGTGTCGCCCAGGTCGCGACCCTGGGGGGCATGGTCTCCGAGTATCAGGTGGTGGTGAACCCGCAGAAGCTGCTCGCCTATGGGGTGACCCTGCCGCAGGTGGAGGCCGCGATCCGCGCCGCCAACGGCGAGACCAGCGGGTCGGTCGTGGATATGGGATCGACGGGCTATATCGTGCGCACCTCGGGCTATATCCATTCGCTCGAGGATCTGGCGCGCGCCCCGCTCGGGGTGCACGACGGCGTGCCGGTCATGCTCGGCGATGTCGCGCGTATCCAGCGCGGGCCCGAGCTCGCCAATGGCCTCGCGGAGTTGAACGGCGAGGGGCCGGTCGTGGGCGGGATCGTCATGATGGACCAGGGTGGTAACGCCGACCTCGTCATTCATCGCATCGAGCGCAAGCTGCGGGCGCTGCGCACCTCCCTGCCGCCCGGCGTCCGGGTGGTCACCACCTACAGCCAGGCGCCGCTCATCGCGCGCAGCATCCACACCCTGACGGGAAAGCTCGTTGAGGAGATCGCCGCCGTGGCGCTCATCGCGTTGATCTTTTTGTGGCGCGTGCGCTCGGCGCTGGTGGCGATCGTGGCCCTGCCGCTCGGTATCCTGATTGCCTTTGTGATCATGTGGCTGCAGGGGATCCCCGCCAATATCATGTCCTTGGGGGGTATCGCCATCGCCATAGGCGTGATGATGGACGCGGTGGTCGTGATGATCGAAAACATGCATAAGCACCTCGAGCGCGAACCGGACACCGGTCCCTGGACGGCGGCCCTCCTGGCCTCGCAGGAGGTTGGCCCGGCGTTGTTCTTCTCGCTTGTGATCATCGCCGTGGCGTTTCTGCCGATCTTCGCCTTAGGCGGCGAGGAAGGCCGGCTGTTCGCCCCGCTGGCCTACACCAAGACCTATGCGGTGGCGGTGGCGGCGGTGCTCTCCATCACGCTCGTGCCCATCCTCATGGCTTGGTTCATTCGCGGACACATCCCCCCGGAACACAAAAATCCCCTGAACCGGTTCCTGGCCGCGCTCTATGCGCCAATGATCCGCATGGTCCTTTCGGCCCCGCGTCTCATCCTTGTCGTGGCGCTGCTGCTGACCCTCACCATCCTCTATCCCCTTAGTCGCCTGGGGTCGCAGTTCATGCCGCCGCTGAACGAAGGCACCTTGCTCTACATGCCCGTCTTTCAGAACCCGGCGGTCTCGATCGGCGAGGTCGGACAGGTTCTGCAGCAGACCGACCGTATCCTGAAGACCTTCCCCGAGGTCAAGACCGTCTTCGGGCAGGCCGGGCGCGCGCAGACCGCAACCGATCAGGCCCCATTGCCCATGTTCGACACCACCGTGACCTTGCGGCGGCGATCACGCTGGCCGGCGGGCATGACCTTGCACCGCCTTCAGGATGCCATGACCCGGGCCCTCGATATCCCGGGTCTGTCCATCGTCTGGACCCAGCCCATCAAGAACCGCGTGGACATGGTCACGACCGGGCTTACCACCCCGCTTGGGATCAAGATCGCGGGCCCGCGGCTGGCTGTCTTGGCGAGGCTCGGCCGACGTATCCAGGGGGCCCTGCAGAAGGTCCCCGGAACCGAATCCGCCTATGCCTCGCGCGTGACCGGTGGGCGCTATATCGTCGTGCATACCGACCGTGCCCGGGCGGCACGCTACGGCCTGTCGGTCGCGGACGTGAACCGCCTAGTTGAGACCGCCATCGGCGGCGCCACGCTGACCACCGCCGTTGATGGACTGCGCCGGTTCCCGGTGGTACTGCGCTACCCACGGCGATTGCGCCAGTCACTGGCGGCGCTTGCCGCAAGCCGCGTGGCCGCCCCCGGTGGCGCCCAGATCCCCTTGGGTCAAGTGGCCCGCATCCGCATCGAGGGTGGACCGCCGATGCTGACGAGCGACGATGGACGTTTAAGCAACTGGGTCTACATCGATCTCGCCCCCGGGACCAGCATAAGCCAGTATGTGGCGCGCGCGCGGCACGCCATCGCCCGCGACGGCGCCTTGCCGGCCGGCTACACCGTATCATGGGTGGGCGAATACAAGGTCATGCGCCGCGCCGACCAGCGCCTCGAACTGGTCATCCCGGCGGTGCTGATACTGATCGCGCTGCTCTTGTACTTCATATTCCAAAGCTGGACGGAGGCGGCCATCATCCTGCTGACCCTCCCCTTGTCGCTGGTGGGCGGGTTTTGGCTCGTCTACTGGCTCGGCTACAAGCTATCGGTGGCGGTGGCCGTGGGCTTCATCGCCCAGGCCGGGGTGGCCGCCGAGTTCGGGGTCGTGATGCTCCTCTATCTCGATCAGGCCTTGGCCCGGCACCGCGCGCGCGATGCCTTGAAGACCTGGCATGACCTGCGGCTTGCGGTGATGGAGGGCACCATGCTGAGGTTGAGACCCCTGGCTATGACCCTGACGCTCGTGGTCGGCGGGCTCTTGCCCATCATGTTCAGTCACGGGGCCGGCGCCGATGTCATGAAACGCATCGCCGCGCCCATCGTCGGCGGCATGTTCAGCGCGGCGCTCCTGGCGCTGCTCGTGGTCCCGGCCCTCTATGCCTTGTGGCAACGACGGCGCTTGGGGCGGCGCGGAGGGCATACCGATGACGACAAGACCCGCTAG
- a CDS encoding efflux RND transporter periplasmic adaptor subunit — protein MANKWKGLLVAGAGIAAAVGAVWYVTASSPGAPPKATPAPRSMAKAKRRILYWANPMNPSIHADHPMKDNMGMAYTPVYAPSVKATSHPGLAINPRLRQSLGVRLVSVRLRPMGRPIHTVGTVVVDENRVYAINPRFSGWVERLNARAVGDPVRSGEVLAWVYAPALYAAEREYFIARGVRGIAGNARLGLAARERLRLLGLTRADIRALDRRGRPLRYVPVTAPVSGVVQRLGVHQGGHVSPRHDFMRITNLDRVWVNVAIYASQLPWVRIGDPVRLTLPAYPGRVWAGRVTFLYPTLDPKTRTVTARLSVPAQGGLLRPGMYAEATVLTHPRQALAVPASAVLRTRRGDFVMIGSGQGHFLPVQVTLGPSSRGWTVIRRGLSAGEKVVDAAQFLLYSESQFQAVQARMLPAQTAGGPGRHDLASTKGGVRHD, from the coding sequence ATGGCCAATAAGTGGAAAGGTTTGCTGGTCGCGGGTGCGGGTATCGCGGCCGCCGTGGGGGCGGTCTGGTATGTCACGGCGTCGTCCCCCGGTGCCCCTCCAAAGGCCACGCCGGCGCCGCGATCGATGGCCAAGGCCAAGCGCCGCATCCTGTATTGGGCGAACCCCATGAACCCGAGCATTCATGCGGATCACCCCATGAAGGACAATATGGGCATGGCCTATACACCGGTCTATGCGCCGAGCGTGAAGGCCACCAGCCATCCGGGGCTCGCGATCAACCCGCGTCTTCGGCAAAGTCTCGGTGTCCGCCTGGTTTCGGTACGACTTCGGCCGATGGGCCGTCCCATCCATACCGTGGGGACCGTCGTGGTCGACGAAAATCGGGTCTATGCCATCAATCCGCGGTTCTCGGGGTGGGTGGAGCGCCTCAATGCGCGCGCCGTGGGTGATCCGGTGCGTAGCGGGGAGGTCCTGGCATGGGTCTACGCGCCGGCCCTGTATGCCGCCGAGCGCGAATATTTCATTGCCCGAGGGGTTCGAGGTATCGCCGGCAACGCGCGCCTGGGGCTTGCCGCGCGCGAGCGCCTGCGCCTGCTCGGACTGACCCGCGCGGACATACGGGCGCTCGATCGGCGCGGGCGGCCGCTGCGCTACGTTCCGGTGACGGCGCCTGTCTCCGGGGTGGTGCAACGCCTCGGTGTCCATCAGGGCGGCCATGTCTCGCCACGTCATGATTTCATGCGCATCACCAACCTCGACCGCGTGTGGGTGAACGTCGCGATCTACGCCTCGCAGCTGCCATGGGTGCGGATCGGTGACCCCGTGCGCCTCACGCTCCCAGCCTATCCGGGACGGGTATGGGCGGGCCGTGTGACATTCCTCTACCCGACGCTCGATCCCAAGACGCGCACGGTGACCGCGCGACTCAGTGTCCCGGCGCAAGGCGGACTCCTGCGACCCGGCATGTACGCCGAAGCGACCGTGCTGACCCATCCGCGCCAGGCCTTGGCGGTCCCCGCGAGCGCCGTATTGCGTACCCGGCGCGGCGATTTCGTCATGATCGGTAGCGGCCAGGGACACTTCTTGCCGGTGCAGGTGACGCTCGGGCCCTCGAGTCGCGGCTGGACGGTCATAAGGCGCGGCCTTAGCGCCGGCGAAAAGGTGGTCGATGCCGCGCAGTTCCTGCTGTATTCCGAGTCCCAGTTCCAGGCCGTGCAGGCGCGCATGCTGCCGGCGCAGACGGCCGGGGGTCCTGGAAGACACGACTTGGCGTCGACCAAGGGCGGGGTGCGCCATGATTAA
- a CDS encoding TolC family protein, whose product MFVLLVATALGLGHCASADAARRLSLSQAEALAVRVNPSLEGLRQAVVGLRHEAVAVGQLPDPRLSLGAQNVPLDNFSMSQQQMSVVQFGVSQAFPAWGALTARRRKAAFTTRAAIENGYERRAEIVFLLRQAWFATLYAHRAVAAIAREEGLARETLAAARARYRAGRASLTDVLRAELAVDALRNRADRFHASGAAARARIAQILARPRPPALATRWPVLPAPGPATATGRVARQPSLLAARDEWRAARAAVGIAKSAYWPAITVKAAYGKDFFPGSPNWLSVGLSFSLPIFPAERQDQRLDAARARSLEARYRYEDQSLALTRRLRSAESLHAALKRELARTQRSLLPTARAAFSAALDSYAAGRLGMTAALAAQKRVLKYALLRLSERKDLETVAAEIDWLTTQRSGGYGNGQ is encoded by the coding sequence GTGTTCGTCCTGCTCGTGGCGACGGCCCTGGGTCTTGGTCATTGCGCCTCCGCCGATGCCGCCCGGCGTTTGAGTCTGTCGCAGGCCGAGGCCTTGGCGGTGCGCGTAAACCCAAGCCTCGAGGGTTTGCGTCAGGCGGTGGTCGGCCTCCGTCACGAGGCGGTGGCCGTGGGGCAGCTGCCGGACCCGCGACTGTCGCTCGGTGCGCAGAACGTGCCGCTAGACAATTTTTCGATGAGTCAGCAGCAGATGAGCGTCGTCCAGTTCGGGGTGAGCCAGGCCTTTCCGGCGTGGGGCGCGCTTACCGCCCGGCGTCGCAAGGCCGCCTTCACGACGCGCGCCGCCATCGAGAACGGCTACGAGCGGCGCGCCGAGATCGTTTTCCTGTTGCGCCAGGCCTGGTTTGCGACCCTTTACGCCCATAGGGCGGTGGCGGCCATTGCGCGCGAGGAGGGCCTCGCCCGGGAGACCCTTGCCGCCGCCCGTGCCCGTTATCGCGCCGGCCGCGCCTCCCTGACCGATGTCCTGCGCGCCGAGCTCGCCGTCGACGCCCTGCGCAATCGCGCCGACCGTTTTCATGCGAGCGGCGCGGCCGCGCGTGCGCGTATCGCCCAGATCCTGGCGCGCCCCCGGCCCCCGGCGCTCGCCACCCGGTGGCCGGTCTTGCCCGCCCCCGGTCCCGCGACCGCCACCGGCCGCGTGGCCCGTCAGCCCTCGCTGCTTGCGGCGCGCGATGAATGGCGCGCGGCGCGCGCCGCGGTCGGCATCGCCAAGAGCGCTTATTGGCCGGCGATCACGGTCAAGGCCGCCTATGGCAAGGACTTTTTCCCCGGTAGCCCCAATTGGTTGTCGGTAGGTCTTTCTTTCAGTCTGCCGATCTTCCCGGCCGAACGCCAGGATCAGAGGCTTGATGCCGCGCGCGCCCGCAGTCTGGAGGCGCGCTACCGTTACGAGGACCAGAGCCTCGCCCTGACACGGCGCTTGCGCAGCGCTGAGTCCCTCCATGCCGCCTTGAAGCGCGAGCTTGCGCGCACCCAGAGGTCGCTCCTGCCGACGGCGCGGGCGGCCTTCTCCGCGGCCCTGGATTCCTATGCCGCCGGGCGTCTTGGCATGACTGCGGCCCTGGCCGCCCAGAAGCGGGTCCTGAAGTACGCGCTCTTGCGCCTCAGTGAGCGCAAGGATCTCGAAACCGTGGCGGCCGAGATCGATTGGCTGACGACACAACGATCGGGGGGATACGGCAATGGCCAATAA
- a CDS encoding cytochrome b/b6 domain-containing protein, translated as MESRPWDNGTRVVHAALAVTVLAELSTGLIVSRGTRPQWLFIHSVLGIATTLVIIIDWMWTWARRDLPILFPWNRAGMRIVAREALEVFLGKLPGSGDRTGLSSFMHGIGLLAVSGMAATGLLMYMEIPGGYGLSLHSTAYAFFTTLATTHLWLSYIVWAYLIGHVLFAALQQVLGHNVLRHFYLGHR; from the coding sequence ATGGAATCACGGCCATGGGATAACGGCACGCGCGTGGTGCATGCGGCGCTTGCCGTCACGGTTCTTGCAGAGTTGTCGACGGGTCTGATCGTATCGCGAGGTACCCGCCCGCAGTGGCTTTTCATCCACAGTGTCTTGGGCATCGCCACGACGCTCGTCATCATCATAGACTGGATGTGGACATGGGCACGACGGGACCTTCCGATATTATTCCCGTGGAATCGCGCCGGGATGCGCATAGTCGCGCGCGAGGCCTTGGAGGTCTTTCTAGGAAAATTGCCGGGGTCTGGGGATCGGACAGGTCTGTCGAGCTTCATGCACGGCATAGGTCTGCTGGCGGTCTCGGGTATGGCCGCTACCGGTCTGCTCATGTACATGGAGATCCCCGGTGGTTACGGTTTGTCCCTGCATTCGACCGCCTATGCGTTCTTTACGACGCTTGCCACCACGCACCTCTGGCTGTCGTACATCGTCTGGGCCTACCTGATCGGGCATGTCTTGTTTGCCGCCCTTCAGCAGGTCCTCGGCCATAATGTGCTGCGGCACTTCTACCTGGGACACCGCTGA
- a CDS encoding ParA family protein, producing MTPTFDDIVPRVRHVLETHRDDLAVVKPLVVNRDLNGRVRLIVPARLRSSEQAVAVLDSLAGALEAALGPHGYPARSAFLFEEDTESVSMDAPGFPLEGFVDVRVVDRLALESDWASVAPIISRAPRRIVFYSIKGGVGRSTALAASAWALAQAGKRVLVLDLDLESPGLSSALLPPDRRPSFGIVDWLVEDLVDNAEPLLHEMVATSGLAHDGEIYVVPAHGRDPGEYIAKLGRVWMAKRNDPHRPEGWVTRLSRLIGLLEDQHNPDVVLIDARAGIDEIAAASIVGLGADPVLLFATADEQSWSGYRILLQHWRTAGVAETIRERLQVVAAMVPEVDSVEYVQATREQSYELFLDEMYDEVAPGDTAGRLWSFAESDASAPHYPCTVRWHRMFSGLRSLRGSLDDMESRDIELVFGSLIASLARLAGPVGDTNV from the coding sequence ATGACGCCGACGTTTGACGACATTGTGCCGCGCGTGAGACATGTCCTCGAGACTCATAGGGACGATCTCGCGGTTGTGAAGCCGTTGGTCGTGAACCGCGATCTCAATGGCCGCGTACGACTCATTGTGCCGGCGCGGCTGCGGTCGAGCGAGCAGGCCGTGGCGGTGCTCGATTCATTGGCCGGCGCCCTCGAGGCGGCCCTTGGGCCTCACGGTTATCCGGCCCGATCCGCGTTTCTGTTCGAAGAGGATACGGAATCCGTCTCCATGGATGCGCCCGGTTTCCCTCTGGAAGGTTTCGTGGACGTGCGCGTCGTCGACCGCCTGGCGCTGGAGAGCGATTGGGCCTCCGTTGCGCCGATAATCTCCCGTGCCCCACGCCGTATCGTTTTTTATTCGATCAAGGGTGGGGTCGGCCGTTCGACGGCGCTCGCCGCATCGGCCTGGGCCTTGGCGCAGGCCGGGAAACGTGTTTTGGTGCTCGACTTGGATCTGGAATCCCCGGGTTTATCGTCGGCCCTTTTGCCGCCAGATCGACGCCCGTCCTTCGGTATCGTGGATTGGCTGGTCGAGGACCTCGTCGACAATGCGGAGCCGCTGTTGCACGAGATGGTTGCCACGAGCGGGCTTGCTCACGACGGCGAGATCTATGTCGTGCCGGCCCACGGCCGGGATCCAGGCGAATACATCGCCAAGCTGGGCCGCGTCTGGATGGCGAAGAGGAATGACCCCCATCGGCCCGAAGGGTGGGTAACGCGCCTTTCGCGGCTCATTGGTCTTTTAGAAGATCAGCATAATCCCGATGTCGTATTGATTGACGCCCGTGCTGGTATCGACGAGATTGCCGCGGCCTCCATCGTAGGACTCGGAGCGGACCCGGTATTGCTCTTCGCCACGGCCGATGAGCAGAGCTGGTCTGGCTATCGAATCCTTCTACAACATTGGCGGACCGCGGGTGTCGCCGAGACCATAAGAGAGCGCTTGCAGGTTGTGGCGGCCATGGTGCCGGAGGTCGACTCGGTTGAGTATGTTCAGGCGACTCGCGAACAGAGTTATGAGCTATTTCTGGATGAGATGTATGATGAGGTCGCGCCAGGCGACACTGCGGGGCGTCTCTGGAGCTTCGCGGAATCGGACGCCTCGGCGCCACATTACCCCTGCACGGTCCGTTGGCATCGTATGTTCTCCGGGCTACGATCCCTGCGCGGTAGCCTCGATGACATGGAGTCAAGAGACATCGAGTTGGTGTTCGGATCCCTGATCGCGAGCCTCGCACGCCTCGCCGGTCCTGTCGGGGACACGAATGTTTAG
- a CDS encoding SAM-dependent methyltransferase: MNADFADAHERHWHDAGQLFGAGRWANADHLYGLACECGLKCLMVAFGMGTRVSDGAPSRDDDRVHVERAWDRYETYRSGHSQGAGYTLSPGNPFSNWHASQRYAAQCCFDESRVMPHKVGADAVHLLISQATIAGLMP; this comes from the coding sequence ATGAATGCCGATTTCGCGGATGCCCATGAGCGTCATTGGCATGACGCGGGGCAACTGTTTGGCGCCGGACGTTGGGCCAATGCCGATCATCTCTACGGCCTGGCGTGCGAATGTGGTCTCAAGTGTCTCATGGTGGCGTTTGGCATGGGTACGCGGGTCTCGGACGGCGCGCCTTCCCGCGACGACGACCGCGTGCACGTCGAGAGGGCGTGGGACCGTTACGAGACCTACCGTTCCGGCCATTCCCAGGGGGCAGGATACACCCTGTCTCCTGGGAACCCGTTTTCCAACTGGCACGCCTCGCAACGTTATGCCGCACAGTGTTGCTTTGATGAAAGCCGGGTGATGCCCCACAAGGTCGGCGCCGACGCGGTGCATCTGCTCATCTCCCAGGCTACCATCGCGGGATTGATGCCATGA
- a CDS encoding primosomal protein N' gives MVAIRVGLPVPLRRSFDYEHERPLAPGIRVRVPFGRRVLTGIVVEVPVDPVADVALRPILEVIDAQPLLSGEQIHMLRFAADYYHHPLGEVLFAALPAGLKRGQGVAPAKAYRLTADGQAQPASRFARAKRQAALWAAIKAAGVMTEGELRARGPGLAPALRALRAQGLVEECEAEKGFVPAATASAVVLRPDQRDACAAVAAALGRFAAFLLFGVTGSGKTEVYLELLAEVLATGGQALVLVPEIGLTPQLVARLSARLGPVVGMLHSGCAAGERARIWSAAAAGRMAVVVGTRSAVFTPMHRLALIIVDEEHDPSFKQQEGFRYHARDLAVWRAKHLGVPVVLGSATPSLESYRHARQGHYHLLALPNRGPQRTMPTVRLVDLGRESSRSGLSAPLIEALRTRLTRGEQALLFLNRRGYAPVLLCPECRWHAPCDRCDARLTVHLGRHRLRCHHCGREQPVPAVCPRCGHPKLLRVGEGTERIEEALRRVLPEARIARVDRDTTASRLAFEALLRKVHGHEIDVLIGTQMLAKGHDFPHVTLVGVIHADQGLHGGDFRADEQLFSQIVQVAGRAGRDEKPGEVLIQTHHPMHPLWAPLTRLDYEAFAELALRDRRDTLFPPYAHCALMRAEARAPNLATRFLEAARRLAADSSDVTLGCVLPAVLARRAGYYRAQLLVTSQRRAALQAWLKVWLSRIPEIPDAPRVRWSVDVDPYSLF, from the coding sequence GTGGTCGCGATTCGCGTAGGTCTGCCGGTTCCGCTGCGGCGGAGTTTTGACTACGAGCACGAGCGGCCGCTTGCGCCCGGCATCCGTGTCCGCGTCCCGTTCGGGCGCCGCGTGCTGACGGGGATCGTGGTCGAGGTGCCGGTCGATCCCGTCGCGGATGTGGCCCTGCGCCCCATCCTCGAGGTCATCGACGCCCAGCCGCTCCTGTCGGGCGAGCAGATTCACATGCTGCGATTCGCCGCCGACTATTATCATCACCCCCTGGGGGAGGTGCTGTTTGCGGCCCTGCCCGCCGGGCTGAAGCGCGGCCAGGGCGTTGCCCCCGCCAAGGCCTACCGGCTGACGGCCGACGGGCAGGCCCAGCCGGCGTCGCGTTTTGCGCGGGCCAAGCGCCAGGCGGCCTTATGGGCCGCCATCAAGGCGGCGGGTGTGATGACCGAAGGCGAGCTGAGGGCCCGCGGGCCTGGCCTTGCACCCGCTCTGCGGGCGCTGCGCGCGCAAGGTCTGGTGGAGGAATGCGAGGCCGAGAAGGGATTCGTCCCGGCGGCCACCGCATCCGCCGTGGTGTTGCGCCCCGATCAGCGGGATGCGTGCGCCGCGGTGGCGGCCGCCTTGGGGCGCTTTGCCGCCTTTCTTTTGTTCGGGGTGACGGGCAGCGGTAAGACCGAGGTTTATCTCGAGCTCCTGGCGGAGGTCCTGGCCACCGGTGGCCAGGCGCTCGTGCTGGTGCCAGAGATCGGGCTCACCCCGCAGCTTGTCGCGCGTCTTAGCGCGCGGTTGGGCCCGGTGGTCGGCATGCTGCACTCGGGCTGCGCCGCAGGCGAACGCGCGCGCATCTGGTCGGCGGCCGCCGCGGGGCGCATGGCCGTGGTCGTGGGGACCCGCTCCGCGGTGTTTACCCCCATGCACCGCCTGGCCCTCATCATCGTTGATGAGGAGCACGATCCGTCCTTCAAGCAGCAGGAGGGCTTTCGCTACCATGCCCGCGATCTTGCCGTATGGCGCGCCAAGCATCTCGGCGTGCCGGTGGTGCTCGGTTCGGCCACCCCATCCCTTGAGAGCTACCGCCACGCCCGCCAGGGCCACTACCACCTGCTCGCCTTGCCGAATCGTGGGCCACAGCGGACCATGCCGACCGTGCGTCTGGTCGATCTCGGGCGCGAGTCGTCGCGTAGCGGCCTGTCCGCACCGCTGATAGAGGCCTTGCGCACGCGGCTTACGCGCGGTGAGCAGGCGCTCTTGTTTCTGAACCGGCGCGGTTATGCCCCGGTATTGCTCTGCCCCGAATGCCGCTGGCATGCCCCTTGCGACCGCTGCGATGCGCGTCTTACGGTCCACCTGGGTCGCCATCGCCTGCGTTGTCACCATTGCGGGCGCGAACAACCGGTGCCGGCGGTGTGTCCCCGTTGCGGCCACCCCAAGCTTCTGCGTGTCGGCGAGGGTACCGAGCGCATCGAGGAGGCCCTGCGCCGCGTCCTGCCCGAGGCCCGCATCGCGCGCGTGGACCGCGACACGACCGCAAGTCGCCTGGCCTTCGAGGCGTTGCTGCGCAAGGTCCACGGGCATGAGATCGATGTCCTGATCGGCACACAGATGTTGGCCAAGGGCCATGACTTTCCCCATGTCACGCTCGTCGGCGTGATCCATGCCGACCAAGGGCTCCACGGCGGCGATTTTCGCGCCGACGAGCAACTGTTTTCCCAGATCGTGCAAGTGGCCGGCCGTGCGGGGCGCGATGAAAAGCCCGGCGAGGTCCTCATCCAGACCCATCACCCCATGCATCCCTTGTGGGCACCGCTCACCCGCCTGGATTACGAGGCCTTCGCCGAGCTGGCCTTGCGCGATCGGCGGGATACGCTGTTTCCACCCTACGCCCATTGCGCGCTCATGCGTGCCGAGGCGCGCGCGCCGAACCTCGCCACGCGCTTTTTGGAGGCCGCAAGGCGGCTTGCCGCGGACTCGTCCGATGTGACCCTGGGGTGCGTGCTCCCGGCGGTCCTCGCGCGTCGCGCCGGCTACTATCGCGCCCAGCTTTTGGTGACGAGTCAAAGACGTGCGGCCCTGCAGGCCTGGCTCAAGGTCTGGCTTTCGCGGATCCCCGAAATCCCCGACGCACCGCGCGTGCGCTGGTCGGTGGATGTCGATCCCTACTCGCTATTTTGA